The Henckelia pumila isolate YLH828 chromosome 2, ASM3356847v2, whole genome shotgun sequence genome includes a window with the following:
- the LOC140881889 gene encoding probable ribose-5-phosphate isomerase 1: protein MAVAYPRFLVSETHAAVEPPTLMGSSAASQAPVSLTQDDLKKIAAYKAVEHVKSGMVLGLGTGSTAKHAVDRIADLLRQGVLKDIVGIPTSTKTYDQAVSLGIPLSDLDSHPVVDLAIDGADEVDSGLNLVKGRGGSLLREKMVESVSKKFIVIVDESKLVKHVGGSGLAMPVEVIPFCWNHSLSRLVDMFAYAGCVGELRMSVENGKPSVTDNGNFVIDLYFERDIGDLNEASDSILRLPGIVEHGMFIGLASSVIVAGAEGITIKTKVGREVEVDSFSYSDLRNGF from the coding sequence ATGGCTGTAGCTTACCCACGTTTCTTGGTGTCCGAAACCCACGCAGCGGTGGAACCGCCTACTCTGATGGGGTCATCCGCCGCGTCTCAGGCGCCCGTCTCCCTTACTCAGGATGATTTGAAGAAAATCGCCGCTTATAAAGCCGTGGAGCATGTGAAATCCGGCATGGTTCTTGGCCTGGGAACGGGCTCCACCGCCAAGCATGCCGTGGATCGTATCGCGGATCTCTTGCGCCAGGGAGTGCTTAAAGATATCGTGGGCATACCCACTTCGACCAAGACTTATGATCAGGCGGTGTCATTGGGGATCCCTCTATCGGATCTCGATTCTCACCCCGTCGTGGATTTAGCCATCGATGGTGCCGACGAGGTAGACTCGGGCTTGAATTTGGTTAAGGGGCGTGGGGGATCCTTGCTGAGGGAGAAAATGGTGGAATCTGTGAGCAAGAAATTCATCGTCATTGTCGATGAGTCGAAATTGGTGAAGCATGTTGGGGGTAGTGGGTTAGCTATGCCTGTAGAGGTCATTCCTTTTTGTTGGAATCATTCTCTGAGTAGGCTTGTGGACATGTTCGCCTACGCTGGCTGCGTCGGGGAGCTTAGGATGAGTGTGGAGAATGGCAAGCCTTCGGTGACCGATAATGGGAATTTCGTAATTGACTTGTACTTTGAGAGGGATATTGGAGACTTGAATGAAGCCAGTGATTCAATTTTGAGGCTTCCAGGGATAGTCGAGCACGGCATGTTCATCGGATTGGCTTCCTCGGTGATAGTAGCTGGTGCGGAAGGCATCACCATCAAGACTAAAGTAGGGAGGGAGGTGGAGGTAGATTCTTTTAGTTATAGTGATTTGAGGAATGGGTTTTAG